cccatcttggcactaaatttgtgttgcatcctcaaacaccttcacaggtggccaatgatcaactaactatgaaagataagagtgatgaggaagaaaaactagaaaaccaaaagaaaaagacggatagtaaggccttgtcttcaaaggccaaggggaaggaaaaagaggaaaaggattcctccaagaagattgttaagaaggaaaatcattttgcaacaaaatgtgatatcaaaagagcactccttcttaaacaatctttctaccttctcctatcaagggaaacatcccttagcaccgccatacctcttgagcttgaggttattcctcaagtaaaggagttgttggatgagggtttggtttgtaagagcttaaatccttgtgctttgttggtgcccaaaataagtattatgaggcaccaaatccctatgataggcggtatgatgaatgtgttgagtggtgcaaccctcttttgtaaaatcactcatgcacccaacatctttatgatttgtgtacatagggattcattaggtaggtttgttcttattttttgtttcaatacaaacttaggtgctcatatgggacaccttaggtttgtcataaatttttataggaataatcaacatgaaaataaagaaaaaggtatgttttattccattactttccttaactttttaaatagtgatcaagggcttcccatggaccctaagagaataaaggtcattcttgagtggcctactccaccatgtataagggaaatttggggcttcaatgacttaacaaacttttacaaaaggtttgtcccatatttttctatacttgtagcaccactcattgagttggtaagGAACTATGtactctcatgggaagatgatcaggaaaggggttttcagtccttacccaactctaacatacccaacatcactaatacatatgtttttattctttttataggtgttgaggaaagaatccctgagtttcaagaacctatggatttgaggtaaaatccttttcaagggggagggaatgatgcaatcctacccccaagggcattggatagaaaactccaagaagattgggccaaagatgcaagagaaggccttaaggttctcatgagccttagggtagattttgggttcatgggttaagtatgagcccacttatctttgtacatattagattaggatttcattatttttgggccttatatttagggctccataatgtgggtagggtaccctagaaatgtaggatttttcagcccttgtattttagggcacctagactagtttttgtattagaggtagttttgtaatttcacatgcattaagtgaatatttgatatgtgtgttgagaaataaatttaattgaattgggagaaacccaatccaattaaattttagagggggaggtaagcatttgcttgttacaccccattgtcacatcatatagtcacactttgtgcatgtccttcatgctttacatgcctcatgacacctaagcacacttagtggagaatcttggacttgatcttggattagtgggctgaaccatagctaaaattcactaatcaaattagtgaaattttggctccacaaattcaatttcaaattcatgtgaaatttgaatagaaattcaaatttccctccaattgtgtgacacttaggctataaatagaggtcatgtgtgtgcattttctgaaatttgatcatttgaaaattaaacttcagatttcagagctcttttagagcataaaatttcgtgctcttcttttcctctcctttcattcatctccttcttcctccaagcttttatccatggctttctatggtggtgagcttcttctagactcatcttctccttgaagtggcatttCCTCTCtgtcttccttctccattctgctgccattcatcttccaagaagcaaaggaatccattgatgaagaagatcctaggcctacaagctccaatggagcttacatcattagGATCTAGCATGCCTTATttgcctaagatgtattattttcgatttttcttatcaattaggtgaatttttcctacccacatctattagaaTACTTGCCTCTGATGTCTCACGATACAAGCCTATCATACCTATCTATCTCCtaaatgtctttgcaaagattcaatagataaaatgcatgaagttctaattctagatgtttgctttgatgcatgagcataatgcaatcactctatgtctagcaatgattttattaagataccccttccttttagttctattagaaattaccctcTGTCGAGCGACTAATgcctaaaactgatgcatgtaAAACCTTCCTTGTATTTCCATTAAGGATTATCCTCTGTCGAGCACTTAAACCCCAAAGATGATGCAAGgatgaatgatacatgaaattaaaaataagaaaggataataggaaagaaaacacctgtttgcattgatagatatgaggtatacaatacatcttttagctttttaggcctgccaggcaCTAACTAAGGGTTTGGCTTCTCATAGCCATAAGGGGCCTTACACTTGAAAAGGTGTTTAGAACTTGATGGAAGAGAAGGAATGGAAAAAGGGAATAAAAGATAatggaagagaagaaagaattccCTAAGGGAGAGTTCTCAGGCTTTAGGTGTGTATTAGAGAGCTTTGAGACTCGACGTGTCTTTTCTCCTTAACTTGACtctctttttatagttgttggagTGGACTTGAGCCTGCGTACTCGCGCTTAGCGTGGGTGCTTGTATTCGTGCTTAGCACAGGTGCCTGTATTTGCGCTTAGCGTGCCTCTTCCTCGCTTAACGCCAATGTTTGTTTTTGCACTAAGTGCGCTCTACGCGTTGAGCGCATCTTGGGCTGGGCCTGATGCCAAAATCttcctttttcatatttttgctattttctgcatctttttggcttttaatacctccttttcatatctgcaagccatGAATAAGAAAGTCATAAATTCTtaacaattaatcataaataactactaaataaatatttttcaggttattttcactctattttcattataaaaaaaactcatatttagcaattatcaaaatcccccaaattaaaagtttttcttgtcctcaagcaaaaataaaaataaggtaGGCTCTGAATGCTCCAACACTTTAAATAGCTACAATTTTTCAAATTCCATTAGCTGGACCTTCTTGCATTTGCCGTGATCTTGCAATGAAAGCATAAATAAACATTGAGATAGAATTGGTTAGTAGCAGAAATCAatttattgaaaagaacacttaTGGCACCTATTTATTCAGCCTAGGCTTATTTGTTTTCCAGCCTCAATTTATTGTTCTAACAACACTTATGgcactatttattttttgcccttattattcttctctttttttttgaaaagaactttgggcttaattttttttagggtgCCTTATTGTGTGCTATTTTACCTTCCTAAGACAATTTTTACccttgcccccccccccccccaaattaGGGGCATATCATGACTACAACCCTTATGCTTCTTAAACCCTAAAACAAGGAAGGAGATAATTAAAATTGGCTTAGGGGTTTtacaaaaaacatgattatcATTTTTGGCTCAAAtaaggtgcaagggataaatttttatcaaaggttggctttttggctaagtggctgaaaataaaaagaaatagggCCTTGATCATTTCCACCTCATGTAATTAATCTAACAATCTAAGAATGATGCAAAATcaggaaattaaaaacaaacattcTCTCACAAGTAAGTTTCACATAACTCACCGAGACAAGACAAAGTTGTTGGCTTACCGTACCATGATTTCTTTTAGACAGACtaaccttttctctctttgttgtGATTCATACTCCTCTACTTGAACTGATGCCTGCCTTCATGGAACCAACATTTTCAGAAAATTGGTATGCTGCATTTCAAGTGTTTGAGTCCTTTCAGAAAAAGCCTTAGCACTAGTGACTTCATAAATATCATGCAattatttgagagaaaaaaaataaaaactaaaaatataatgactGAATAAAATCCTGCTTTCTTCAACCCAAGTTTGGCCATGGATCACAATTAGCCGCCAGATCTGCAATGGTGTCATCCCCAGCTCCGGCTTCAGTGTATCTCTGACCTCAGAGGGCTCACCCCCCATCAGTAGAGGGTTGGACTCCTGGCCAAGCAACCTGCTAGATGAAGGCCTCTAGGGTCAACAGCGGTGGATCCATCCTCAGGTGGACTGATAGTTTGTGAAGACCCTAaacaaaatcctattttttttacaacaaatgaaaaacaaaatttttaaaaaatgttgggttgcctcccagtaagtgcTTAATTTATCATCTTTAGCTAGACATTATTCTTCATTTTATGGATTGTTCAAGTAGACAACACTTGTTAATCTTTCTAACTGGCCtccattgtaaatttttaagcGTTCCCCATTGACGATCCATCTTTTCTCCGGTGTATGTGTTGTAGGGTCCACCAATTCTACAAATCCATGGGGTCTTACTTCTTTGATCACGAACGGCCCTGACCATTTTGACTTTAGCTTTCCTGGAAATAGCCTGAGTCTGGAATTGAAGAGCAAGACTTGTTGGCCTGGTTGGGAGTTCTGTCTCTGTAGCTTCTTGTCATGATACGCCTTTATCTTTTGCTTATAGATCTTGGATGATTCATAGGCGTTCATCCTCATTTATTCTAACTCCAACAATTGTAACTTCCTTTTCTCTCCAACTGCAGCTTCATCAAAGTTTAGCAGTTTAAGGGCCTAATAGGCTTTGTGCTCCAACTCCACCGGTAGGTGGCATGCTTTCCCATAGACCAACTGAAATGGTGACAGGCCTATGAGAGTCTTGAATGTAGTCCTGTaagcccagagagcatcatccagcTTCAAAGCCCAATCCTTTCTTGATGATGCGACAATTTTCTCAAGGATTTGCTTTAGCTCTCTATTTGAAACTTCTGCTTGGCCATTTGTCTGGGGATGATAAGGTGTGACCACCTCATGTCTGACATTGTAATGCTCTAGAACCTTCTTCAGTTGCGCATTGCAGAAGTGTGTTCCCCCATCACTGATCAGGGCTCGTGGTACTCCAAAACGGGAaaagatatgtttttttaagaattttatcacTACCCTGACATCATTCTTGGGGGTGGCTATGGCTTCTACCCATTTGTGCATGTAATCAATAGCTACCAGGATATAGATATTCCTGTATGATGATGGGAGAGGCCCTACAAAGTCAATCCCCAACAGTCAAAGATTTCTACCTCTATTATGTTTTGCAGAGGCATCTCGTTCCTTCTGGAAATCCCCTTTGTTCTCTGGCATTTGTCACAACAGGACACATAATCATGAGCGTCTTTGAAGATTGATGGCCAAAAGAAACTTTCTTGTAGCACCTTTGCTGCTATCTTATCTCTGCTGTGGTGACCACCATATGGTGAACTATGGCAGTGCCAAAGGATGCTCTATGTTTCCTCCTTCGTAACACACATTAACAGATTGTCTGCTCCTAGCTTGAACAGATGTGGATCATCCTACACATAGAAATTTCTTTCGCTGGCTCTGGTTAAGCTCTTCGAGGATGATTCATGTGGCTTTGTAGTGGGCCACATCAACAAACCAAGGTCTTGTGGTGGCTTGTAAGAGGAACTCATCTGGAAATTCTCCCCTTACCTCTGGTTCTTCTTTAGTTACTTCCTCATTCTTCAACCGGGAGAGGTGGTCAGCCACCACATTCTCGAATCCCTTCTTGTCCTTgatgactatatcaaactcttaTATGAGTAGGACCCATCTAATAAGCCTTGGTTTTGAATCTACTTTGGTGAGAAGGTACTTGAGGGCGGCATGATTAGTAAAAATCACTACCTTTGACCCCACCAAGTATGGCCTGGATTTTTCTAGGGCAAGACAATGGCTAGCATCTCTTTCTCCGTAGTGGCATAATTCATCTGTGCTTCATTGAGAACTTTGCTAACGTAGTAAATGGCATGGAATGTCTTGTCTTGCCTTTGTCTTAGGACTGTGCCCACTGCATAATCACTAGCATCGCATATTAATTCAAACTCTTTACTCCAATTAGGTGCGATCATCACCAGGGCAGTCGTGAACTTGTCTTTCAGGGTCTAGAAGGCCGCTGAACATTCTTCATCAAAGTTAAACACAACATCTTTGTTCAACAGATTGCTCAACGGTCTAGCAATTTTGGAGAAATCTTTGATAAATCTCTTGTAAAAACCTGCATGTCCTAGGAAGCTCCTGATGCCTTTAACATTTGATGGTGGTGGAAACTTCTCAATGACATCAATCTTGGCTCGGTTTACCTCAATCCCTTAGGCCGAAATTTTGTGGCCCAAGACTATGCCTTCTCAAATCATGAAATGGCACTTCTCCCAGTTCAAAACTAGGTTTGTTTCCACTCATCTTTGTAGCACCATTTCCAAGTTCTTCAAGCAGCATTCAAATGAGGGCCCAAATACCGAGAAGTCATCCATGAATACCTCGACACTTTTCTCCACCATATTTGCAAAAATGGCCAACATGCACATCTGAAATGTGGCAGGTGCATTACATAACCCAAATGGCATCCGTCTGTAAGCAAAGACGCCAAAAGGGAATGTGAAGGCCGTCTTCTTTTGATCCTTGGGGTCCACCACAATCTAATTGTATCCAAAGTATCCATCCAAGAAGCAGTAATAAGCCTATCTCGTAAGCCTTTCCAACATCTAGTCCATGAAAGGCAAAGGAAAGTGGTCTTTCCTTGTGGCTTCATTGAGCTTGCGGTAATCGATGCACATTTTCTAGCCAGTGATAGTTCTTGTTGGGATTAGgtcattcttttcattttgaatgACTGTCATGCCCCTTTCTTTGGTACCACTTGGACTGGGCTTACCCAAGTACTGTCAAAAATGGGGTACATAAGCTTGGCCTCTAGAAGCTTGAGCACCTCTTTCTGCACCTCTTCCTTCATTGATGGGTTGAGCCTTCTCTGAGGCTGTCTGACTGGTCTATAGTCTTCTTCCATTATTATCTTGTACATGCAGTAGGCAAGGATGATTCCGTTAAGATTTGATATGTGCCACCCAATTGCCTCCCTGTGTCTTTTGAGGACCTCTACCAACTTGTTTTCTTCCTCTACTGTGGACTCACTACTGATCACCACAAGCTTGGTCTCGTTCTCCTCCAAGAACACATACTTCAGGTGGGTGGGTAGAATCTTCAGCTCCACCTTGGTCTTCACCTACAGGAATGTTTCCTTCATGATCTAAGTCTTCCAAGCAAGCCCTTAGATCCTTCTCCTCTTCACTGGTTAGACAATCCACAACATTGATCAAAGCTTTCTCCATGAAGTCTGTGTGGTTTGAAGAGCACCGACGTCTTCTTTATCGACCTCCTCCACCTTGAAGCACTTTCTATCTTCCTCTGGGTATTTAATTGCTTCAAAAAACATTGAAGGTTACCTTTTGGTCTTTGACGCTCATTTCCAGATTATCATTCCCCATATCCACTACATAGTTGGTAGTCAACATGAAGGGTCTGCCTAGGATAAAAGGAATCTTCGTATCTTCTTCTATGTCCATGATGACAAATCCACAGAGAAAGTAAAGTGACGGACTTTGACCAGGACATCTTCTAATACCCCGCACGATCTTATGATTGATTGGTTTGCGAGCTGAGGCGTCATCTtggtgttggacaagtggcctcaataagttaagaagggggtgaattaagtttcaaaatttcccactaacaaacttttaacccccttctaaatgataggctcagaatgcaaaagaagaagcaacaatctatttaataatgttctttaaacatgcaagacaaagttgattgcaataacataaatgagataagggaagagagaaatgcaaactcgatttatactagttcggccacttctcgtgcctacgtccagtcctcaagcaaccc
The Glycine max cultivar Williams 82 chromosome 16, Glycine_max_v4.0, whole genome shotgun sequence genome window above contains:
- the LOC102662293 gene encoding uncharacterized protein, whose amino-acid sequence is MRMNAYESSKIYKQKIKAYHDKKLQRQNSQPGQQVLLFNSRLRLFPGKLKSKWSGPFVIKEVRPHGFVELVDPTTHTPEKRWIVNGERLKIYNGGQLERLTSVVYLNNP